One stretch of Daphnia pulicaria isolate SC F1-1A chromosome 6, SC_F0-13Bv2, whole genome shotgun sequence DNA includes these proteins:
- the LOC124343601 gene encoding proline-, glutamic acid- and leucine-rich protein 1-like encodes MDGLLNLLPLYTESVEGEHNLGQFLETCRAHQSFGELVANEIDLNHAVGVINSKLNNPDSRTEGALLLDVVITQCGTDTFTSNCVLWTQQVMRLLHGPSKMNVGPTACKVLGKLLAFSSQFPELSRQLSTTVISQLVALLCEPELLQKASITVHVLECLKTCMKYYGNPCGTVKGTIERSLLSLIDWDEMATDPSLRATWAACMAQLPSVGGSGSQGAQHRSNWIEFCVQLIDSIHGTINGMFRNIEELKTQEASSNPLKLPALQHKNPMVLLHDQQRRFINLCAALVLLLTEPFPVAKNVPIDRLLAMISRLLALNSKSLSKTARANFEQLTLASIIPDLQSSVLDVLKSLVAVCRSQLLTRATTVMNLFVQVLQWTFTPLDRRRVGVERPYGKLRSQVYRNLCLWVAASRSACGLGKCVDVLFSQLLSDILVHRDTVQLLTVNPPSNGKTTKKGKKKMDTPGVILQKDDLKANADVCQMALQCLSTILLCCGPRIKPTIHKEVQEIVLSILVEIMNGAELNTILPYNDPRCRAGLYQLLEKLVLCPSPQWPAPLNYASAVLNNGLNDPNLEVSTRCIEALASIQSILRPRGPTFNFAMEMKQLRSIQQEAPLLNGWAAKMVEPSLPTSAPSQPAPAAMSIEKPPVVAIDQLSTPPRRQIPPNSVESTVEIRQPETSPPPSKRLSLTKTNGKHDDDFLTPPMGVTTISSESPVKSPRVMTRKEALKVLAAAMPPQSAKEQSPNPPKTKQTKNKASPARKRPLDDSKPTAEPLQEKMEIEETENGVDELDDTLDDMLASFHDVPA; translated from the exons ATGGATGGCCTTTTAAATTTACTGCCGTTGTACACGGAGAGCGTCGAAGGTGAACACAATCTCGGACAGTTTCTCGAGACGTGCAGGGCCCATCAGAGTTTCGGTGAACTTGTCGCAAATGAAATCGACTTGAATCATGCCGTTGGCGTTATCAATTCCAAGCTCAACAATCCCGATTCCAG GACCGAGGGAGCTCTCCTGCTTGACGTAGTCATAACTCAGTGTGGCACAGACACCTTCACCTCCAATTGCGTTTTGTGGACCCAACAGGTGATGAGATTACTGCACGGTCCATCCAAAATGAATGTCGGACCCACAGCCTGTAAAGTTTTGG GAAAATTGTTGGCATTTTCCTCCCAGTTTCCAGAACTCTCCCGGCAACTCAGTACCACAGTGATTTCACAACTGGTAGCCTTGCTCTGTGAGCCGGAATTGTTACAAAAG GCTTCCATTACAGTGCATGTCCTTGAGTGCCTCAAGACCTGTATGAAATATTATGGTAACCCGTGTGGCACAGTGAAG GGTACTATTGAGCGAAGCCTTTTGTCACTGATTGATTGGGACGAAATGGCCACCGATCCCAGCTTACGCGCTACCTGGGCGGCCTGCATGGCGCAGTTGCCCAGCGTCGGCGGCAGCGGATCGCAAGGAGCCCAGCACAGAAGCAATTGGATCGAGTTTTGCGTGCAACTCATCGATTCGATCCATGGCACCATCAACGGGATGTTTAGAAACATTGAGGAGCTGAAG ACACAAGAAGCTTCCTCGAACCCATTGAAGCTGCCAGCCTTGCAACATAAAAACCCGATGGTTTTACTACACGATCAACAACGCCGATTTATAAACCTCTGCGCAGCATTAGTCTTGTTGCTAAC GGAGCCGTTCCCCGTTGCGAAGAATGTGCCGATTGATCGACTTTTGGCAATGATCTCTCGACTTTTAGCGCTCAACAGCAAAAGTCTGTCGAAGACGGCGAGAGCTAATTTTG AACAATTGACCTTGGCGTCCATCATCCCCGACCTTCAGTCATCCGTCTTGGATGTGCTGAAATCGCTGGTGGCCGTCTGCAGGAGTCAGCTATTGACGAGAGCGACAACCGTTATGAACCTTTTCGTTCAAGTGCTCCAGTGGACTTTCACTCCACTTGATCGACGTCGAGTCGGAGTTGAGAGACCCTACGG GAAATTACGCAGCCAAGTCTATAGGAACTTGTGCTTATGGGTGGCCGCTAGTCGCTCGGCTTGCGGATTGGGCAAGTGTGTCGATGTACTGTTTAGCCAACTGCTGTCAGATATCCTCGTTCATCGCGACACTGTCCAGCTGCTGACAG TAAATCCGCCCAGCAACGGGAAGACgaccaaaaaaggaaagaagaagatggatacTCCCGGAGTGATTCTCCAGAAAGATGATTTAAAAGCTAATGCTGACGTTTGTCAGATGGCCCTTCAGTGTCTATCTACAATCCTTCTCTGCTGCGGACCCAGGATCAAGCCCACAATACATAAG GAAGTCCAAGAAATCGTCTTATCGATTCTTGTCGAAATTATGAATGGTGCTGAATTAAACACGATTCTGCCGTACAACGACCCCCGTTGCCGAGCTGGCCTCTATCAATTATTGGAGAAATTGGTGCTCTGCCCCAGTCCTCAGTGGCCGGCTCCACTCAACTATGCTTCAGCCGTTCTCAACAATGGACTCAACGATCCCAATCTTGAG GTATCGACGAGATGCATCGAAGCCTTGGCGTCGATCCAGTCGATATTGCGACCCAGAGGGCCGACGTTTAACTTTGCgatggaaatgaaacaatTGCGCTCCATCCAGCAGGAAGCTCCTTTATTGAATGGCTGGGCCGCCAAGATGGTGGAACCCTCACTGCCGACATCCGCTCCATCGCAACCAGCGCCAGCCGCCATGTCCATTGAGAAGCCACCAGTTGTCGCGATCGATCAGCTGTCGACACCACCGCGCCGACAGATTCCCCCGAATTCGGTCGAGTCGACGGTCGAAATTCGCCAACCCGAGACATCGCCGCCACCGTCCAAGCGACTTTCTCTCACCAAAACGAATGGCAAACACGACGATGATTTTTTAACACCTCCTATGGGTGTAACGACGATATCCAGCGAGTCCCCAGTCAAATCACCGAGAGTGATGACGCGCAAGGAAGCGCTCAAAGTGCTGGCCGCGGCTATGCCACCGCAATCAGCCAAGGAGCAATCACCAAATCCTCCCAAGACGAagcaaacgaaaaataaagcGTCGCCCGCTCGGAAGAGGCCTCTTGACGATTCCAAACCAACGGCGGAACCCCTACAAGAAAAG atggaGATTGAAGAGACCGAAAACGGGGTGGATGAACTGGATGACACTTTGGATGACATGTTAGCTTCGTTTCACGATGTACCAGCCTAA
- the LOC124343681 gene encoding heparan-sulfate 6-O-sulfotransferase 1-B-like translates to MHCSVTLENMKRWVKMIRFIGGLCLVTLLGIAYISYLCHNSLCLAPERFSLSTRYSASASSSSSSSSRSEVPSSPTSTTKLVVGHASTVNIESVAFEEAYEMGFDITDRDVIVFLHIQKTGGTTFGRHLVRDLNLENPCNCPRKRKRCDCFRPNTINEQWLFSRYSTGWKCGLHADWTELTDCVEGALDEYEGLAKKRRYFFITVLRDPIHRYLSEFRHVQRGATWKSARHWCGGQEFTSLPHCYKGSNWTGVELDEFMNCSYNLAHNRQTRMLADLTLAGCYTGYNTTADQLERDRILLQSAKQNLASMAYFGLTEQQAVSQYIFERTFHLDFENNFDQANATLSAQAIAELTPAQIERVRQLNSLDEELLEFARQLLQERFQLLKRRDPHFRQNWLRMVHPLKSERIDGNSLV, encoded by the exons ATGCACTGTTCTGTTACTCTTGAGAACATGAAGCGCTGGGTAAAGATGATTCGTTTCATTGGTGGCCTTTGTCTTGTGACACTTCTGGGTATAGCTTATATAAGCTATCTCTGTCACAACTCCCTGTGTTTGGCTCCAGAGCGTTTCAGCCTCTCCACCAGATACAGTGCCAGCGctagtagtagcagcagcagcagtagcaggtCTGAAGTCCCTTCATCACCTACCTCCACAACTAAATTAGTTGTGGGTCATGCATCTACAGTCAACATTGAATCAGTGGCATTTGAAGAGGCTTATGAGATGGGCTTTGACATCACTGATAGAGATGTTATAGTGTTTCTGCATATTCAAAAAACGGGTGGTACAACGTTCGGTAGACATCTTGTCAGAGATCTGAATTTAGAGAATCCTTGTAATTGCCCAAGAAAGCGAAAACGCTGTGATTGCTTCCGTCCCAACACTATCAATGAGCAGTGGCTATTCAGTCGGTATTCTACGGGCTGGAAATGTGGACTTCATGCAGACTGGACTGAGCTGACAGATTGCGTCGAAGGCGCCCTAGACGAGTACGAAGGATTAGCCAAAAAGAGAAG ATATTTCTTCATCACTGTTCTTCGTGATCCAATTCATCGGTATCTGTCGGAATTCCGTCACGTCCAGAGAGGTGCCACCTGGAAAAGTGCCCGACATTGGTGTGGAGGACAGGAATTTACAAGTCTACCACACTGCTACAAG GGATCAAACTGGACGGGGGTCGAACTGGATGAGTTTATGAATTGTTCTTACAATTTGGCCCATAACCGACAAACGCGGATGTTGGCCGATCTCACATTGGCAGGCTGTTACACCGGTTACAATACGACGGCAGACCAACTAGAACGTGATCGAATCTTGCTGCAAAGCGCTAAACAGAACCTAGCCAGCATGGCTTACTTTGGCTTGACAGAACAACAGGCCGTGAGTCAATACATATTCGAACGAACGTTTCATCTGGactttgaaaacaattttgacCAAGCAAATGCAACTCTGTCAGCTCAGGCAATAGCCGAACTAACACCTGCTCAg ATAGAACGGGTTCGCCAGCTCAACAGCCTTGACGAGGAGCTATTAGAGTTTGCCCGGCAGCTATTACAAGAAAGATTTCAACTACTAAAGCGACGGGACCCTCATTTTAGGCAGAATTGGCTGCGCATGGTTCACCCTCTTAAGTCTGAGAGAATCGACGGAAACTCATTAGtctaa